In the genome of Microbacterium saperdae, one region contains:
- the eno gene encoding phosphopyruvate hydratase, which produces MALIEAVGAREILDSRGNPTVEVEVLLDDGIVQRAAVPSGASTGAFEAYELRDGDKGRYGGKGVLKAVEAVIDELGPALEGVEASEQRIVDEILNEVDGTENKKRVGANAILGVSLAVAKAAADSADLPLFRYLGGPNAHVLPVPLFNVINGGEHADNGIDMQEFFLAPIGAETYSEALRWGVETYHVLRAELKAAGYATGLGDEGGFAPDLPSNREGLDFLVKAIEKAGFTPGTDIALGLDVAATEFFKDGVYRLDNKDWDAAALTEYYVGLVNDFPIVTIEDALAEDDWDSWKLLTDALGSQVQLVGDDLFVTNPQRLADGIKRGVANSLLVKVNQIGTLTETFDAVSLAQRSGYTAMLSHRSGETEDTTIADLAVATNAGQIKAGAPARSERVAKYNQLLRIEEELGDAAVFAGRSAFPRAKA; this is translated from the coding sequence GTGGCACTGATCGAGGCTGTAGGCGCACGCGAGATTCTGGACTCGCGCGGTAACCCGACCGTTGAGGTGGAGGTGCTCCTCGACGATGGCATCGTCCAGCGGGCGGCCGTTCCGTCCGGCGCGTCCACGGGCGCGTTCGAGGCGTACGAGCTGCGCGACGGCGACAAGGGCCGTTACGGCGGCAAGGGCGTGCTCAAGGCCGTCGAGGCCGTCATCGACGAGCTCGGCCCGGCACTCGAAGGCGTGGAGGCGAGCGAGCAGCGCATCGTCGACGAGATCCTCAACGAGGTCGACGGCACCGAGAACAAGAAGCGCGTCGGCGCCAACGCGATCCTCGGTGTGAGCCTCGCGGTCGCCAAGGCCGCCGCGGACTCGGCCGACCTGCCGCTGTTCCGCTACCTCGGTGGCCCGAACGCGCACGTGCTGCCCGTTCCGCTGTTCAACGTCATCAACGGTGGCGAGCACGCCGACAACGGCATCGACATGCAGGAGTTCTTCCTCGCCCCGATCGGTGCGGAGACCTACTCCGAGGCCCTGCGCTGGGGCGTCGAGACCTACCACGTCCTGCGCGCGGAGCTCAAGGCCGCCGGCTACGCGACCGGGCTCGGCGACGAGGGCGGCTTCGCTCCCGACCTGCCCAGCAACCGCGAGGGCCTCGACTTCCTCGTCAAGGCGATCGAGAAGGCGGGCTTCACGCCCGGCACCGACATCGCCCTCGGCCTCGACGTCGCCGCGACGGAGTTCTTCAAGGACGGCGTCTACCGCCTCGACAACAAGGACTGGGACGCTGCGGCGCTCACCGAGTACTACGTGGGTCTGGTCAACGACTTCCCGATCGTCACGATCGAGGACGCGCTGGCCGAGGACGACTGGGACAGCTGGAAGCTGCTCACCGACGCCCTGGGCTCCCAGGTGCAGCTGGTCGGAGACGACCTGTTCGTCACCAACCCGCAGCGTCTCGCGGACGGCATCAAGCGCGGCGTCGCCAACTCGCTGCTGGTGAAGGTCAACCAGATCGGCACCCTGACCGAGACGTTCGACGCGGTCAGCCTGGCGCAGCGCTCCGGCTACACGGCCATGCTGTCGCACCGCTCCGGTGAGACCGAGGACACCACGATCGCCGACCTGGCCGTCGCGACCAACGCAGGTCAGATCAAGGCGGGCGCTCCCGCCCGTAGCGAGCGCGTCGCGAAGTACAACCAGCTCCTGCGCATCGAGGAAGAGCTGGGCGATGCTGCCGTGTTCGCCGGTCGTTCGGCGTTCCCGCGCGCCAAGGCCTGA
- a CDS encoding D-arabinono-1,4-lactone oxidase, protein MTRIGGTWQNWGRSASVRPVRVERPRSPEGVQRAVQAAASQGLAVKAVGAGHSFTGIAVAPGVLLELDDLQGLISADAVTGRVTFLAGTRLHRIPGLLAPYGLAMQNLGDIDRQSISGAISTGTHGTGAGFGGLATQVVGITLVTAAGEFLRIDEEHNSEMLPAVALGLGALGIIVEVTLQCVPAFVMHAIDEPAPLPDVLATLDERVAASDHFEFYWFPHTDVALTKRQTRLPESTVRRPLPVVGRWIDETLLSNGVYRVVCAAGQVVPSVTPPFSRLAVKLTGDREYTDLSNRVLTQSRTVRFREMEYALPAENVVSAFRAVQALITQRGWRIEFPIEVRFAAQDDRWLSTAHGRATGYIAVHRYWRADPTVYFEAVEKIMLEHGGRPHWGKLHTLDAEQLRGRYPRFDDFLALRDRLDPERRFGNRYLERVLGA, encoded by the coding sequence GTGACGAGGATCGGTGGCACGTGGCAGAACTGGGGACGCTCGGCATCGGTCCGACCGGTGAGGGTGGAACGTCCCCGAAGCCCTGAGGGAGTGCAGCGCGCCGTCCAGGCCGCCGCGTCCCAGGGCCTCGCCGTCAAGGCTGTCGGCGCCGGGCACAGCTTCACCGGGATCGCGGTCGCCCCGGGCGTCCTGCTGGAGCTCGACGACCTGCAAGGGCTGATCTCGGCGGATGCCGTGACGGGTCGGGTCACCTTCCTGGCGGGAACGCGACTGCACCGGATCCCCGGTCTGCTGGCACCCTACGGCCTGGCGATGCAGAATCTCGGGGACATCGATCGGCAGTCGATCTCGGGTGCGATCTCCACGGGGACGCACGGGACCGGTGCGGGTTTCGGCGGCCTTGCGACCCAGGTCGTCGGCATCACGCTGGTCACTGCAGCAGGTGAGTTCCTGCGCATCGATGAGGAGCACAACAGCGAGATGCTGCCGGCCGTCGCCCTCGGCCTCGGTGCTCTCGGCATCATCGTGGAGGTGACCCTGCAGTGCGTTCCCGCGTTCGTCATGCACGCGATCGACGAGCCCGCGCCCCTGCCAGACGTCCTGGCGACGCTCGACGAGCGGGTGGCGGCTTCGGATCACTTCGAGTTCTACTGGTTCCCGCACACCGACGTCGCGCTCACCAAACGCCAGACGCGCCTGCCGGAATCCACGGTGCGCCGGCCGCTCCCGGTCGTCGGCAGATGGATCGACGAGACGCTGCTGTCCAACGGCGTGTACCGGGTGGTCTGTGCGGCGGGCCAGGTGGTGCCCTCCGTGACCCCGCCGTTCAGTCGCCTGGCGGTGAAGCTCACAGGGGACCGCGAGTACACCGATCTGTCGAACCGGGTGCTGACGCAGAGCCGCACGGTGCGCTTCCGCGAGATGGAGTACGCGCTGCCTGCGGAGAACGTCGTGTCGGCCTTCCGAGCCGTGCAGGCGTTGATCACGCAGCGCGGGTGGCGGATCGAGTTCCCGATCGAGGTGCGATTCGCGGCGCAGGACGACAGATGGCTCTCGACCGCGCACGGACGAGCGACGGGATACATCGCCGTTCACCGGTACTGGCGCGCCGACCCGACGGTGTATTTCGAAGCCGTGGAGAAGATCATGCTGGAGCATGGCGGACGTCCGCACTGGGGCAAGCTCCACACGCTCGACGCCGAGCAGCTCCGGGGACGATACCCGCGCTTCGACGACTTCCTGGCGCTCCGCGACCGACTGGATCCGGAGCGCCGCTTCGGCAACCGCTATCTCGAGCGTGTTCTCGGGGCCTGA
- a CDS encoding cation-transporting ATPase, translating to MGKLSRLLGLASEALDKSTGSTRSAQDGTAPRSTDWGDLGRRAVDVVRGPSTTPPGRETSHEVRPTSADPSAPPPASGSPMNPGRSRTGASVSDTDRAAIARYDYLLRTADPAQVERIHRDAFSRLTPQQREHVAARMREELAPEERPPSASSEDLARAAGRSEAMNPGRMRGLLSRVRGGGTGGAVLAGGAAVGVLGAVAGGAVLSAVAAPLLEQAAGFGVDFESLAAGLDVDALAGGFDVESVTGGAEELVGSVGDTVSGLGETASGWGEQLGNLGIPGIGDLFGR from the coding sequence ATGGGAAAGCTCTCCCGTCTCCTCGGCCTGGCCTCAGAGGCCCTCGACAAGTCCACCGGTTCGACCCGCAGTGCGCAGGACGGCACGGCCCCCCGCTCGACCGATTGGGGCGACCTGGGACGTCGGGCGGTCGACGTCGTGCGGGGTCCGTCCACGACGCCTCCCGGTCGGGAAACGTCTCACGAAGTGCGTCCGACGTCGGCGGACCCCTCTGCGCCCCCGCCCGCGTCCGGTTCGCCGATGAACCCTGGGCGGTCGCGCACGGGTGCATCGGTGTCGGACACGGATCGCGCGGCGATCGCCCGCTACGACTACCTTCTCCGCACGGCTGACCCCGCGCAGGTCGAGCGGATTCATCGCGATGCCTTCTCGCGGTTGACGCCGCAGCAGCGCGAGCATGTGGCCGCGAGGATGAGGGAGGAGCTCGCGCCGGAGGAGCGTCCGCCCTCCGCGTCCTCTGAGGATCTGGCGCGCGCTGCCGGACGTTCGGAGGCCATGAACCCCGGACGCATGCGTGGCCTCCTCTCGCGTGTCCGTGGGGGAGGTACCGGCGGCGCCGTGCTCGCGGGAGGCGCCGCGGTCGGCGTGCTCGGCGCGGTCGCCGGAGGCGCTGTGCTCAGCGCCGTCGCCGCGCCCCTTCTCGAACAGGCGGCGGGCTTCGGAGTCGACTTCGAATCACTCGCTGCCGGCCTGGATGTCGATGCGTTGGCCGGTGGTTTCGATGTCGAGTCCGTGACGGGCGGCGCGGAGGAGCTGGTCGGCTCCGTCGGAGACACCGTCTCGGGGCTCGGCGAGACCGCCTCGGGTTGGGGGGAGCAGCTGGGGAACCTCGGAATCCCCGGCATCGGCGATCTGTTCGGCCGCTGA
- a CDS encoding NAD(P)/FAD-dependent oxidoreductase, translating into MPKILIVGGGYAGFYTAWKLEKHLRKGEAEVTMVDPLPYMTYQPFLPEVAAGSIEARHSVVAHRRHLKRTNVLTAKVTNINHAEKTATITPPVGDPYEFSYDQIVVTAGAVSRTFPIPGIADNAIGLKTIEEAVAIRDRVMSNFDKAASLPAGPERDRLLTVVVVGGGFAGIEVFAELRSLASSLVGKYPQLRFEDTHFHLIEAMGRIMPEVSLQTSEWVLKDLAKRGANVHLDTQLTSAVDGNVELSTGEVIPTDVIVWTAGVMANPTVVRGGDLPVEERGRIQTRADLRVGTPEAFVEGAWAAGDVSAVPDLSGGGVGGFCVPNAQHAVRQAKLLAKNLVAVLRGENPKEYFHKNMGAVAGLGLYNGVFQSGKIALKGFVAWVAHRGYHGLAMPTWERKFRVIWGWWNNLWLGRDLVNLETVQNPRYVFEEFAARPRPAADAAPTAAPAAAKAPAAAKKAPAAKVSAADKAAADTAEVAEKAPAKKAPAKKAPAKKPVAEKAAAK; encoded by the coding sequence GTGCCCAAGATTCTGATTGTCGGTGGCGGATACGCCGGTTTCTACACCGCATGGAAGCTCGAGAAGCACCTCCGCAAGGGTGAGGCCGAGGTCACCATGGTCGACCCGCTGCCGTACATGACGTACCAGCCCTTCCTGCCCGAGGTCGCCGCCGGTTCGATCGAGGCCCGCCACTCCGTGGTCGCGCACCGTCGTCACCTGAAGCGCACCAACGTGCTCACGGCGAAGGTGACGAACATCAACCACGCCGAGAAGACGGCGACGATCACGCCGCCGGTGGGGGATCCCTACGAGTTCTCGTACGACCAGATCGTCGTCACCGCCGGTGCGGTCTCGCGTACGTTCCCGATCCCAGGCATCGCCGACAACGCGATCGGTCTGAAGACGATCGAAGAGGCCGTCGCGATCCGCGACCGCGTGATGTCGAACTTCGACAAGGCGGCTTCGCTGCCCGCCGGTCCGGAGCGCGACCGTCTGCTCACCGTCGTCGTCGTCGGTGGCGGATTCGCCGGCATCGAGGTGTTCGCCGAGCTCCGCTCGCTGGCCTCCTCGCTGGTGGGCAAGTACCCGCAGCTGCGCTTCGAGGACACGCACTTCCACCTGATCGAGGCCATGGGCCGCATCATGCCCGAGGTCTCGCTGCAGACGAGCGAGTGGGTCCTCAAGGACCTCGCCAAGCGCGGAGCCAACGTGCACCTCGACACGCAGCTGACCAGCGCGGTCGACGGCAACGTCGAGCTCTCGACGGGCGAGGTCATCCCGACCGACGTCATCGTCTGGACCGCGGGCGTCATGGCCAACCCGACCGTCGTGCGCGGCGGCGACCTGCCGGTCGAAGAGCGTGGTCGCATCCAGACCCGCGCTGACCTGCGCGTCGGCACGCCCGAGGCTTTCGTCGAGGGCGCCTGGGCTGCCGGTGACGTCTCGGCCGTCCCCGACCTGTCCGGTGGTGGCGTCGGCGGCTTCTGCGTGCCGAACGCCCAGCACGCCGTGCGTCAGGCGAAGCTGCTCGCGAAGAACCTCGTCGCCGTGCTCCGTGGAGAGAACCCCAAGGAGTACTTCCACAAGAACATGGGCGCCGTCGCGGGTCTCGGCCTCTACAACGGTGTCTTCCAGTCCGGCAAGATCGCGCTCAAGGGCTTCGTCGCCTGGGTCGCGCACCGTGGCTACCACGGTCTCGCGATGCCGACATGGGAGCGCAAGTTCCGCGTGATCTGGGGCTGGTGGAACAACCTGTGGCTCGGCCGCGATCTCGTGAACCTCGAGACGGTGCAGAACCCGCGTTACGTGTTCGAGGAGTTCGCTGCTCGTCCGCGTCCGGCCGCTGACGCTGCTCCGACCGCGGCACCTGCTGCCGCGAAGGCTCCGGCCGCCGCGAAGAAGGCGCCGGCCGCCAAGGTCTCGGCTGCCGACAAGGCTGCTGCCGACACGGCCGAGGTCGCTGAGAAGGCTCCGGCGAAGAAGGCTCCGGCGAAGAAGGCTCCTGCCAAGAAGCCCGTCGCGGAGAAGGCTGCCGCGAAGTAG
- a CDS encoding S8 family peptidase: MIRRRMLRSVVAIAAVTASVLLLGATATPGPVPDDPSDPVRASEYWLDGARIREAWQTTRGEGVTIAVIDTGIGIVPATFGDAVVGGTDVSGTGTPDGRTPLGAIDGNHGSWVASLAAGRGAPDGTGMIGVAPEANLLSISVGFGAAAAVPFTEQVAKGMRWAVDNGADVINLSFTTNTLDWDESWDDAFLYAFEHDVVVIVAAGNRGSGTSIIGAPATIPGVLTVGGVDQTGTASIEASTQGITIGISAPSEGLLGMSADGKLASWSGTSGAAPIVAGIAALIRSAHPDIKAIDVINRIIKTAIPVDGAEKPSDPLYGYGLVDAAAAISANVPAVDKNPMGDLAEWIRLYRRAEAEPLPEPAITPVQIPPLPDADAPTEAGSPLLPSADSLRYGTLPLVALTVPGILIALGVTAAARRIRSARALRTPKP, encoded by the coding sequence ATGATCCGGCGGCGGATGCTGCGCAGCGTCGTCGCCATCGCGGCGGTGACGGCATCCGTCCTGCTGCTCGGGGCGACGGCGACGCCGGGACCTGTTCCGGATGACCCGAGCGACCCCGTGCGCGCATCGGAGTACTGGCTCGACGGTGCCCGTATCCGTGAGGCATGGCAGACCACCCGCGGTGAGGGCGTCACGATCGCCGTGATCGACACGGGAATCGGCATCGTTCCGGCGACCTTCGGCGATGCGGTCGTGGGCGGTACGGATGTGTCCGGCACCGGTACCCCGGACGGCCGCACCCCTCTCGGAGCGATCGACGGCAACCACGGTTCGTGGGTGGCCTCGCTCGCCGCCGGACGCGGAGCCCCTGACGGCACCGGCATGATCGGGGTGGCGCCGGAGGCGAATCTGCTCTCCATCTCGGTCGGGTTCGGGGCAGCGGCCGCCGTGCCGTTCACCGAGCAGGTCGCGAAGGGCATGCGCTGGGCGGTCGACAACGGCGCCGACGTCATCAACCTGTCCTTCACCACGAACACGCTCGACTGGGATGAGAGCTGGGACGACGCCTTCCTCTACGCCTTCGAGCACGACGTCGTCGTGATCGTCGCGGCCGGGAACCGGGGGAGCGGCACGAGCATCATCGGAGCACCCGCCACGATCCCCGGCGTGCTCACGGTGGGCGGCGTCGACCAGACCGGAACGGCGAGCATCGAGGCATCGACCCAGGGCATCACGATCGGGATCTCCGCGCCCAGCGAAGGACTGCTGGGGATGTCGGCAGACGGCAAGCTGGCCTCGTGGAGCGGCACCAGTGGTGCGGCTCCGATCGTCGCGGGTATCGCAGCGCTCATCCGCTCCGCGCACCCGGATATCAAGGCGATCGACGTCATCAACCGCATCATCAAGACGGCGATCCCCGTGGATGGCGCCGAGAAGCCCAGCGATCCGCTCTACGGCTACGGCCTGGTGGATGCCGCCGCCGCGATCAGCGCGAACGTCCCCGCCGTCGACAAGAACCCGATGGGCGATCTCGCCGAATGGATCCGGCTCTACCGTCGCGCCGAGGCCGAGCCGCTGCCGGAACCGGCCATCACACCGGTGCAGATTCCGCCTCTGCCGGATGCGGATGCGCCGACCGAAGCGGGTTCACCGCTGCTTCCCAGTGCTGATTCACTGCGCTACGGTACCCTGCCGCTCGTCGCGCTCACAGTCCCTGGTATCCTGATAGCGCTTGGCGTCACCGCTGCTGCCCGGCGCATCCGATCGGCGCGCGCTCTTCGCACGCCAAAACCCTGA
- a CDS encoding LemA family protein: protein MEWLVPVLIVVGVILLVGIYLWATYNSLVQLNVRVDEAWSGITVQLKRRADLIPNLIETVKGYASHEKAVFENVTRARAETLNAGSPGAAGIAEGHLQQALRSLFAVAEAYPQLQASQNFLQVQQALVDTEDKIQAARRFYNGGVRELNTKIKVFPNNLFAKGLGFTEREFFEVADSGAISEPPRVQF from the coding sequence ATGGAATGGCTTGTGCCAGTACTGATCGTCGTAGGCGTGATCCTGCTGGTCGGGATCTATCTGTGGGCGACGTACAACTCGCTGGTGCAGCTGAACGTCAGAGTCGACGAAGCATGGAGCGGCATCACGGTGCAGCTCAAGCGACGAGCCGATCTCATCCCCAATCTCATCGAGACCGTCAAGGGCTATGCCTCGCACGAGAAGGCGGTCTTCGAGAACGTCACCCGCGCGCGTGCTGAGACCCTGAACGCCGGCAGTCCCGGTGCAGCCGGCATCGCCGAAGGACACCTGCAGCAGGCGCTGCGCAGCCTGTTCGCGGTCGCTGAGGCGTACCCGCAGTTGCAGGCCAGCCAGAACTTTCTGCAAGTGCAGCAGGCTCTGGTCGACACCGAGGACAAGATCCAGGCAGCGCGTCGTTTCTACAACGGCGGCGTGCGGGAGCTGAACACCAAGATCAAGGTGTTCCCGAACAATCTCTTCGCCAAGGGCCTCGGCTTCACCGAGCGCGAGTTCTTCGAGGTCGCCGACAGCGGCGCGATCTCGGAGCCGCCGCGCGTCCAGTTCTGA
- a CDS encoding type III PLP-dependent enzyme domain-containing protein, which translates to MLDLTDELSPVEGTLAVAPEWEDPARYWPRLSAATGHLPAPVAVIDREALRYNAMDLLVRSGGLPIRVASKSVRVRAVLDAVLQLPGYQGILAFTLAEALWLSEDHDDIMLGYPTVDRAGLEQLFSDERAAQRITLMIDDPVHLDFIDSVAGPGERPEIRVAIDVDASWRSAVLGHIGVRRSALFSAGEVVAFARKVVARPGFRLVGLQMYDAQIAGQGDDAGPDAPLIRLVQARSRAELRERRAAIVDAVSGVATLEIINGGGTGSLEFTGSDESLTEASAGSGLLGGHLFDGYRSFQPAPASAFAFDVVRRPAADIATVLGGGWIASGPPVASRQPLPAWPQGLHTLPREAAGEVQTPLQGKAASSLGVGDRVWFRHSKSGEPAERIERYHLVSGDEVIDELPTYRGEGKAFL; encoded by the coding sequence GTGCTCGATCTCACCGATGAACTGAGCCCCGTCGAGGGCACCCTCGCTGTCGCCCCGGAGTGGGAGGATCCCGCCCGCTATTGGCCGCGACTCTCCGCCGCGACCGGCCACCTTCCCGCCCCGGTGGCGGTGATCGATCGCGAGGCGTTGCGCTACAACGCGATGGATCTGCTCGTCCGATCGGGCGGCCTCCCCATCCGTGTGGCGTCCAAGTCGGTGCGCGTGCGCGCGGTGCTGGATGCGGTGCTGCAGCTGCCCGGATACCAGGGGATCCTCGCGTTCACCCTCGCCGAGGCCCTCTGGCTCTCCGAAGACCACGACGACATCATGCTCGGCTACCCGACGGTCGACCGCGCCGGCCTCGAGCAGCTGTTCTCGGACGAGCGCGCCGCGCAGCGCATCACCCTCATGATCGACGATCCCGTGCATCTCGACTTCATCGACAGCGTGGCAGGTCCGGGTGAGCGCCCCGAGATCCGTGTCGCGATCGACGTGGACGCCTCGTGGCGTTCGGCCGTCCTCGGCCACATCGGCGTGCGGCGCTCGGCGCTGTTCAGCGCGGGCGAGGTCGTCGCCTTCGCGCGCAAGGTGGTCGCACGCCCGGGCTTCCGGCTCGTCGGCCTCCAGATGTACGACGCGCAGATCGCCGGACAGGGTGACGATGCGGGGCCGGATGCGCCCTTGATCCGCCTCGTACAGGCACGCTCGCGGGCGGAGCTGCGGGAGCGGCGTGCGGCCATCGTCGACGCGGTGAGCGGCGTCGCGACGTTGGAGATCATCAACGGCGGCGGCACGGGGTCCCTCGAGTTCACCGGCAGCGACGAGTCGCTGACCGAAGCCAGCGCCGGGAGCGGTCTGCTCGGCGGTCACCTGTTCGACGGCTACCGCTCGTTCCAGCCGGCGCCCGCGTCGGCGTTCGCTTTCGACGTCGTCCGACGCCCTGCCGCCGACATCGCGACCGTGCTCGGTGGCGGCTGGATCGCCTCGGGCCCTCCTGTCGCCTCGCGCCAGCCTCTTCCGGCCTGGCCGCAGGGATTGCACACGTTGCCGCGTGAGGCGGCGGGCGAGGTGCAGACTCCTCTCCAGGGCAAGGCCGCGTCGAGCCTGGGCGTGGGCGACCGCGTCTGGTTCCGGCACTCCAAGAGCGGCGAGCCGGCGGAGCGCATCGAGCGGTATCACCTGGTATCGGGAGACGAGGTCATCGACGAGCTGCCCACGTACCGCGGCGAGGGAAAGGCGTTCCTGTGA
- a CDS encoding DedA family protein, which translates to MSPAAAVATAPEHGFTGMTGFAADVLTALGDIGVGVLVFIEVLIPPIPSEVILPFAGYLSQSGDLHLGWLIFWSTLASWIGALLLYALGRAIGMERAVRFLAATRLVSRSDLDRGAHWFARRGGWTVLVGRMVPGVRSLISIPAGASRMGLVRFSVYTIIGSGLWNAMLIGVGAALGTQHEKLERYLGYLDYVVYTAIAVALVVLVIRRILEARAPRSLSARADAATIDAAGE; encoded by the coding sequence ATGAGCCCCGCCGCTGCCGTCGCGACAGCCCCCGAACACGGTTTCACCGGAATGACCGGTTTCGCCGCCGATGTCCTCACCGCCCTCGGGGACATCGGCGTCGGCGTGCTCGTGTTCATAGAAGTGCTGATCCCGCCCATCCCGAGCGAGGTGATCCTCCCGTTCGCCGGGTACCTGAGCCAGAGCGGCGATCTGCACCTGGGCTGGCTCATCTTCTGGAGCACGCTCGCGTCGTGGATCGGTGCGCTGCTGCTCTATGCGCTCGGCCGCGCCATCGGGATGGAGCGTGCCGTGCGTTTCCTCGCTGCCACGCGACTGGTGAGCAGGTCGGACCTCGATCGTGGCGCGCACTGGTTCGCGCGTCGCGGCGGATGGACGGTGCTGGTCGGCCGGATGGTCCCCGGGGTGCGGAGCCTGATCTCGATCCCGGCCGGTGCATCGCGCATGGGGCTGGTGCGGTTCAGCGTCTACACGATCATCGGCAGTGGGCTCTGGAACGCGATGCTCATCGGCGTCGGGGCCGCACTCGGCACGCAGCACGAGAAGCTCGAGCGCTACCTCGGCTATCTCGACTACGTCGTGTACACCGCGATCGCTGTGGCGCTCGTCGTGCTCGTCATCCGCCGCATCCTCGAGGCGCGCGCACCACGCTCGCTCTCTGCACGCGCCGATGCCGCCACGATCGACGCCGCGGGGGAGTGA
- a CDS encoding DUF501 domain-containing protein gives MTTPPFPAPTSAELAVVSAQLGRTARGVVGIAARCVCGNPTVVATTPRLPDGTPFPTFYYLTHPAATAAMSTLEATQIMPELAALLADDESVAAAYLAAHQAYLADRAQFGDVSEIDGISAGGMPTRVKCLHALAGHALAAGPGVNPIGDEALARSSWSPERCRCDDPGAATRDEPDA, from the coding sequence GTGACCACGCCGCCTTTCCCCGCCCCGACCTCCGCCGAGCTCGCCGTCGTCTCCGCTCAGCTCGGACGTACGGCGCGTGGCGTCGTCGGCATCGCCGCGCGGTGCGTGTGCGGCAACCCGACCGTGGTCGCGACCACTCCGCGCCTGCCGGACGGCACGCCGTTCCCCACGTTCTACTACCTGACGCATCCGGCGGCGACAGCGGCGATGTCGACGCTCGAGGCGACGCAGATCATGCCCGAGCTCGCCGCACTGCTGGCGGACGACGAGTCGGTCGCGGCCGCCTACCTCGCGGCCCATCAGGCCTATCTCGCCGACCGTGCGCAGTTCGGCGACGTCTCCGAGATCGACGGAATCTCCGCCGGCGGCATGCCGACCCGCGTGAAGTGCCTGCATGCCCTCGCGGGCCACGCCCTGGCGGCGGGCCCCGGAGTGAATCCGATCGGCGACGAGGCTCTCGCGCGTTCCTCCTGGTCGCCCGAGCGGTGCCGCTGCGACGACCCGGGTGCCGCCACGCGCGACGAGCCGGACGCATGA
- a CDS encoding FtsB family cell division protein, whose amino-acid sequence MARRPAPPSASPGKTSGKTPAASPTPRKPRARTAQAETPRVDVREWASGIRLSAFSVIMLSLVVLGAWVLVPTLGTFIDQRQKIAALEASVQVSEDHIAALEQERERWQDPAYITTQARERLYYVKPGEVVFLIDNDLDPAALPREQDPVSDTLEEKPADWMPQLLRTLTSAGLSDTAAVAP is encoded by the coding sequence GTGGCACGACGACCGGCTCCTCCTTCGGCGTCTCCGGGCAAGACCTCGGGGAAGACCCCCGCGGCGTCCCCGACTCCGCGGAAACCGCGGGCACGGACCGCGCAGGCAGAGACACCCCGTGTCGACGTGCGCGAATGGGCGTCCGGTATCCGCCTGTCGGCGTTCTCGGTGATCATGCTCTCGCTGGTCGTCCTGGGTGCCTGGGTGCTCGTGCCGACGCTGGGCACGTTCATCGATCAGCGTCAGAAGATCGCCGCACTGGAAGCATCCGTCCAGGTGAGCGAGGATCACATCGCCGCCCTGGAGCAGGAGCGCGAGCGGTGGCAGGACCCGGCGTACATCACGACCCAGGCGCGTGAGCGGCTGTACTACGTCAAGCCGGGCGAAGTCGTATTCCTCATCGACAACGACCTCGACCCCGCGGCCCTCCCGCGCGAGCAGGATCCGGTGAGCGACACGCTCGAGGAGAAGCCCGCCGACTGGATGCCCCAGTTGCTGCGCACCCTCACGTCCGCAGGGCTGAGCGACACCGCCGCGGTCGCGCCCTGA